From the Clostridiales bacterium FE2011 genome, one window contains:
- a CDS encoding DUF1622 domain-containing protein has protein sequence MFETIENIFEVCLGCAITIVEIIGALIILYYVIKALVFLLQKKHNACRGSLTMGITTGLNFLLASEVLKTIIAPGWKEIGMTCAILLMRAGMSLLVHWENKLEAENGEPGNK, from the coding sequence ATGTTTGAGACGATCGAGAACATTTTCGAGGTGTGCCTTGGCTGCGCCATCACCATCGTGGAGATCATCGGCGCGCTGATCATCCTGTATTACGTCATCAAAGCCCTAGTCTTCCTCCTGCAGAAGAAGCACAACGCCTGCCGCGGTTCGCTGACGATGGGGATCACGACGGGCCTGAACTTCCTGCTGGCCAGCGAAGTGCTCAAAACCATCATCGCGCCGGGCTGGAAAGAGATCGGCATGACCTGCGCGATCCTACTGATGCGCGCAGGCATGAGTCTCCTCGTCCACTGGGAAAACAAGCTGGAAGCGGAGAACGGGGAACCCGGAAACAAATAA
- a CDS encoding bifunctional folylpolyglutamate synthase/dihydrofolate synthase, translated as MRTAEEVVNEIHSALGDGDKQGLRNTAALLETLQAWPACPVIHVAGTNGKGSVCAMLNSVLTAAGYRTGMYTSPFLQTYNERIRLNGKPITAEQLAHYGNETLDAAEKLKRELDYHCTPFELGTALAFHTFQAEKAELIISETGMGGRLDPTNAIPNPTVCAITAIGMDHMQYLGNTLTEIAGEKAGIIKYGVPVVCYPPEEKEVREVLNARAEKEEAPLIIPEKEQIRIREANARYTIADYKTGNRVWTNLRISLSGEHQTVNALVVLCVLEELEKQGIRVPEEAVISGLGNAFWPGRLEWCGNVVMDGAHNAQGIAAFNRYVQEHLSGKRKVLLTGVLKEKLSEEMLGGLASVTDTAVTVTPDSPRAMKAEELAELLRGKGMKARAANSLKEGLETAGKLAGEDGLILATGSLYFIGAMRSELGLDP; from the coding sequence ATGAGAACTGCCGAAGAGGTTGTAAACGAAATACATTCCGCCCTGGGGGACGGAGACAAGCAGGGGCTGCGGAATACCGCAGCCCTGCTTGAGACTTTACAGGCATGGCCGGCTTGTCCGGTGATCCATGTGGCCGGTACAAACGGAAAGGGAAGCGTCTGTGCCATGTTGAACAGCGTGCTGACAGCGGCAGGATACAGGACAGGCATGTATACCTCTCCCTTCCTGCAAACGTACAATGAGCGGATCCGGCTGAACGGAAAACCGATTACAGCGGAACAGCTTGCACATTATGGTAACGAAACGCTGGACGCGGCGGAGAAGCTTAAAAGGGAGCTGGATTATCACTGCACGCCATTTGAACTGGGTACTGCCCTGGCGTTTCATACGTTCCAGGCTGAAAAAGCGGAGCTGATCATATCGGAGACGGGAATGGGCGGACGGCTTGATCCGACCAATGCTATACCGAATCCGACTGTCTGTGCCATTACGGCAATCGGTATGGATCATATGCAGTATCTCGGTAATACCCTGACAGAGATCGCGGGTGAAAAGGCAGGCATCATCAAATACGGGGTACCTGTAGTCTGTTATCCTCCGGAGGAAAAAGAAGTTCGGGAAGTGCTGAACGCCCGGGCAGAAAAAGAAGAAGCGCCCCTGATTATTCCGGAAAAGGAGCAGATCAGGATCCGGGAAGCCAATGCACGGTATACCATTGCGGATTATAAGACAGGAAACCGCGTGTGGACAAACCTGAGAATCTCCCTGTCGGGTGAGCACCAGACGGTGAATGCCCTGGTGGTGCTCTGCGTCCTGGAGGAACTGGAGAAGCAGGGAATTCGTGTGCCGGAAGAGGCTGTGATCAGCGGACTCGGAAACGCTTTCTGGCCGGGACGGCTGGAATGGTGCGGGAACGTGGTCATGGACGGTGCCCATAACGCACAGGGAATCGCTGCTTTCAACCGGTATGTACAGGAGCATCTTTCCGGAAAAAGGAAGGTGCTGCTGACCGGCGTGCTGAAGGAAAAACTGTCCGAAGAAATGCTGGGCGGACTTGCTTCTGTAACCGATACCGCGGTGACGGTGACGCCTGACAGCCCCCGGGCTATGAAAGCGGAAGAACTGGCCGAATTGCTGCGCGGGAAGGGAATGAAAGCCCGTGCGGCGAACAGTTTGAAGGAAGGACTGGAAACTGCCGGGAAGCTGGCCGGTGAAGACGGACTGATCCTGGCAACGGGAAGCCTGTACTTTATCGGGGCAATGAGGAGCGAACTGGGGCTGGATCCATAA
- the rsmI gene encoding 16S rRNA (cytidine(1402)-2'-O)-methyltransferase has translation MAVLYVVATPIGNLQDLSPRGTETLRNADLIIAEDTRVTMKLCQVFGLKAPLVSCHRHSEDSKAAGLAQRILEEDLSAALVTDAGTPCISDPGSEVVRECAESGIPVIPIPGCSAGIAAVSISGFDAREFAFYGFLPREKKDIRAKLEEIARGVKVAILHESPFRITELTEIIAETLPEARLTVCCDLTKLHEKTLRGTPEEVLKALQANEKTEKGEYCVVLDLHNVFLPEPATESAEWPLEAKLIEEMKQGSTLREAQEKLISKGEKKNAVKQAALTLKKLFE, from the coding sequence GTGGCTGTTCTGTATGTTGTGGCAACACCCATCGGTAATCTTCAGGATCTGTCTCCCCGGGGAACGGAAACCCTGAGAAACGCCGATCTGATCATAGCCGAGGATACCCGGGTGACCATGAAACTGTGTCAGGTTTTCGGACTGAAAGCTCCGCTGGTCAGCTGCCATCGTCACAGCGAAGACAGCAAGGCAGCCGGGCTTGCACAGAGAATCCTGGAGGAGGATCTGTCAGCGGCACTGGTTACAGATGCCGGAACTCCCTGCATCTCGGATCCCGGCAGCGAAGTAGTCCGGGAGTGCGCAGAATCGGGCATTCCGGTTATTCCGATTCCCGGATGCAGTGCCGGAATCGCCGCTGTTTCCATCAGCGGGTTTGACGCACGGGAGTTCGCTTTCTATGGATTCCTGCCCAGGGAGAAAAAGGATATCCGTGCGAAACTGGAAGAGATTGCACGGGGGGTGAAGGTGGCCATTCTGCACGAATCCCCATTCAGAATTACCGAGCTGACGGAGATCATTGCGGAAACCCTGCCGGAAGCAAGGCTTACGGTATGCTGTGATCTGACAAAACTGCATGAAAAGACCCTCCGGGGGACACCGGAGGAAGTGCTGAAAGCCCTTCAGGCAAATGAAAAGACTGAAAAAGGTGAATACTGTGTCGTACTGGATCTGCATAACGTATTCCTGCCCGAACCCGCAACAGAGTCTGCAGAATGGCCGCTGGAAGCAAAGCTGATCGAAGAAATGAAGCAGGGAAGCACACTGCGTGAAGCACAGGAAAAGCTGATCAGCAAAGGCGAAAAGAAGAACGCGGTCAAACAGGCCGCACTCACATTGAAAAAACTGTTTGAATAA
- a CDS encoding aquaporin has translation MKKYLAEFIGTLVLVLFACGVAGQICATGVSGLIGTALAFGLVIVAMAYSIGNISGCHINPAVSIAMLISKKISVKDFCGYIVAQFLGAIAGAAILNAIVQDPGKLGCNALYNGNAWLSFLIEVILTFVFVIAILGVTSKESNGNIAGLVIGGALVLVHLLGISFTGTSVNPARTFGPALIAGNLGGIWVFLLAPLVGGALAAIIYRFLDSDK, from the coding sequence ATCAAGAAGTATCTGGCTGAGTTCATCGGTACCCTGGTTCTGGTTCTGTTTGCCTGCGGTGTTGCCGGGCAGATTTGTGCCACGGGCGTTTCCGGGCTGATTGGTACTGCCCTTGCCTTTGGTCTTGTCATCGTCGCCATGGCTTACTCCATTGGCAATATCTCCGGCTGCCATATTAACCCGGCAGTATCCATTGCCATGCTGATCAGCAAAAAGATCTCCGTCAAGGATTTCTGCGGCTACATCGTAGCCCAGTTCCTCGGCGCCATTGCCGGTGCCGCAATCCTTAACGCGATCGTGCAGGACCCCGGAAAGCTCGGCTGCAACGCCCTGTACAACGGCAATGCGTGGCTCAGTTTCCTGATTGAAGTGATTCTTACCTTCGTCTTTGTAATTGCCATTCTGGGTGTTACCTCCAAGGAATCCAACGGAAACATTGCCGGTCTGGTCATCGGCGGTGCCCTTGTCCTGGTTCATCTCCTCGGCATCTCCTTCACCGGCACCTCCGTCAACCCCGCCCGTACCTTTGGCCCGGCTCTGATCGCCGGCAACCTCGGCGGCATCTGGGTATTCCTGCTGGCTCCCCTTGTGGGCGGTGCGCTGGCGGCAATTATCTACCGTTTCCTGGATTCTGATAAATAA
- the rsmH gene encoding 16S rRNA (cytosine(1402)-N(4))-methyltransferase RsmH produces the protein MEFKHEPVLLNEVLEWMNVQPDGVYCDGTLGGGGHSGAILKASGGTARLYGIDRDENAILAASERLKDYPGFTAIRGNFHDAKKLLEEAGAEALDGALLDLGVSSPQLDTAERGFSYHEDAPLDMRMDQRQTMTAADFLNTADEREIMEVIRDYGEEKWAARIARIICEHRAEKPFETTFDLVHAVDAAIPKAVRRKDDGHPARRTFQAVRIAVNDELKPLEQALKDLTDCLKPGGRICVITFHSLEDRIVKRCFKTLENPCICPPKAPICTCGRKPVVKVLAGGAVAPSADEVERNPRARSAKLRVAEKRITEA, from the coding sequence ATGGAGTTCAAGCATGAACCGGTACTGTTAAATGAAGTACTGGAGTGGATGAACGTTCAGCCGGACGGCGTATACTGCGACGGTACGCTGGGCGGCGGCGGCCACAGTGGCGCGATCCTGAAGGCCTCCGGCGGAACAGCACGCCTGTACGGGATCGACCGGGATGAAAACGCGATCCTGGCCGCATCGGAACGACTGAAGGACTATCCGGGATTCACCGCGATCCGCGGCAATTTCCATGACGCGAAAAAGCTGCTGGAAGAAGCAGGAGCAGAGGCCCTGGACGGCGCCCTGCTGGATCTGGGTGTATCGAGTCCCCAGCTGGATACGGCCGAAAGGGGATTCAGCTATCATGAGGATGCTCCGCTGGATATGCGCATGGATCAGCGCCAGACAATGACAGCCGCGGACTTCCTGAATACGGCGGACGAACGGGAAATTATGGAAGTCATCCGGGACTACGGCGAAGAGAAATGGGCGGCCCGTATAGCACGTATTATCTGTGAACACAGGGCGGAAAAGCCTTTTGAAACCACCTTTGATCTTGTACATGCTGTTGACGCTGCGATTCCGAAGGCTGTACGCAGGAAAGATGACGGTCATCCGGCCCGGCGGACTTTCCAGGCGGTCCGTATTGCCGTGAATGATGAACTCAAACCGTTGGAACAGGCGTTAAAGGACCTGACAGACTGTCTGAAACCCGGCGGAAGAATTTGCGTCATTACCTTCCATTCCCTGGAGGACAGGATTGTAAAACGCTGTTTTAAGACACTGGAGAATCCCTGCATCTGTCCACCGAAGGCCCCGATCTGCACCTGCGGACGGAAACCGGTTGTGAAGGTGCTGGCCGGAGGAGCTGTTGCGCCTTCCGCGGATGAGGTCGAACGGAATCCCCGGGCACGCAGCGCCAAGCTGCGGGTAGCGGAGAAGAGAATAACGGAGGCTTAA